In the Candidatus Cloacimonadota bacterium genome, GCTGCCTGCTGCCATTTAGCAAAATCGAAATACTCGTTCCAGCCATCGTAGAAAGCACCGTTCCTATAAGCTTGTAATATCAGATCTCCTACTTTCTTATCACCACGTCCGATTACACATTCCAAAAGTGAAGAATCAACTTCGTGGTATTTGATCTTGATAAAACGATATTTGGAAAAAGCGTTTTTTATCCATTTTGCTTTGCGGATCAGTTCATCCCTATTTTCCATCTTTGCCCATTGGAACGGTGTAAATGGCTTGGGAACAAATGGAGAAATCGTAATATTGATCTGCAGTTTTTTTCTTGAGATCTGAGTGATCTTGAAAATGAGATCGATGATTGCCTGAATATCGTCGTCCGTCTCGTGGGGCAAACCGATCATAAAGTAAAATTTTATGACTTTCCAGCCATTGTTCAGGGCAATTTCCACACTTTCCAGAATTTCTTCTTCGGTGATGTTTTTATTAATGATATTTCGCAGTCGCTGGCTGCCGGCTTCCGGTGCCACCGTGAGCCCGGTTTGCCGCATGGCATTCATCAAAGTAGTCAGTTCATCATCAATGCTGTCAGCTCGCAGCGAGGGCAGCGATAAACTGGCTTTTTCCATGTTGTTATAGATTTCCTGTAAAAGCGGTTTTATGCAGCTGTAATCGCTGGAAGAAAGCGAAGTGAGTGCTGCTTCCTGCCAGCCATATTTATTTACTTCTTTGATCAGGTTTTCTGCTAATTTTTTGGCATCACGTTCCCGCACCGGACGATAAAAATATCCGGCAGCGCAAAATCTGCAACCGCGTGAACACCCGCGCATGATCTCGCTTACATAGCGATAATGAGTCGGCATTACCCACGGTACCAATTGATCAGTGTGCATTTTATCAGGATTATCAAAATCCATGAATTTACGGGCTTTGATCCTGGTTCCCTGTTTATGCAATGCTGGAACGAAAACACCTTCAATCTTTTGCAGCGCTTCTAATTTCTCTTTTCTGGAGTTATTCTTTTTTTGCTTCAGGCAATCCTTAATTTCCAGAATTGCTTCTTCACCATCTCCAATCAGGAAAGCATCGATGAACTGCGACATTGGAATTGGATTTGATGCGCACGGTCCACCAGCAATAATGATAGGATCACTCTCAATTCGATTTTCTGATTTCAGTGGAATTTGAGATAATTTCAACATGTATAAAACATTTGTGAAGGTTAACTCACTTTGCAGCGTGAAGCCGATCACATCGAAATCCTTTAGGGCAACGGAAGTTTCAATTCCAAATAAAGGCAGATTTTCTGACTGCAAAAGTTTGCCAAAATCGGGCCAGGGACAGTAAACACGATCTGCCATGCTATCTTTTTCGCGATTCAAAATGGAATATAATATTTTTAGACCAAGATGCGAGAAACCAACTTCGTAAACATCAGGAAAAGCCAGACAGAAATTTACAGTTTCATCCTTTGGTTCTTTATTAAAACTGTTCAGTTCCTGGTTTATATATCGAGCCGGTTTTAGTACTGAAGGTAAAAGGTGAGAAAAGTGGATTTTGTTATATTTCATTAATTTGCTTCATCCTTCGGCTAAGCCTGTCCCGAGCTTAACGAAGGGCTCAGGATTACAATTACTTTTATTTTTCGTAATTATAGGGGCTTTCTTTGTCTTTGAACATCAGGTCGTTCAGGTAGTCTGTGCTGTCCAACAAAGCTTGCTGATTCAATTCGCTGGATGGTTCAATTTCCGGTTCTGTTCGAAGTCGGTTCAAAACCGAAGTCGTATCAGGTTCAAATATATCTTTATTCACATCGATCTTTGATTCAATTTTCTTAAATGGAGGCCAGGTAATAATATCGTTATTATAAAGGTAAATTACAAGGAATGTGAGTGCAATTATAACAGCAATTAACAAGATAATTCCAAATATATTTTCCGGCAGCATGATCTTCTTGGGTTGGATCGATTTTTCGTGTGAAACATGGATCGGTTTCTGACTGAATTTTTCATTGAATAAATTCAGGATCTTTTCCTCATCTGCTCCCAGAAATCGAGTATAATTAATCACCATTGCTTTTGCATAACCCAATCCACCC is a window encoding:
- a CDS encoding TIGR03960 family B12-binding radical SAM protein: MKYNKIHFSHLLPSVLKPARYINQELNSFNKEPKDETVNFCLAFPDVYEVGFSHLGLKILYSILNREKDSMADRVYCPWPDFGKLLQSENLPLFGIETSVALKDFDVIGFTLQSELTFTNVLYMLKLSQIPLKSENRIESDPIIIAGGPCASNPIPMSQFIDAFLIGDGEEAILEIKDCLKQKKNNSRKEKLEALQKIEGVFVPALHKQGTRIKARKFMDFDNPDKMHTDQLVPWVMPTHYRYVSEIMRGCSRGCRFCAAGYFYRPVRERDAKKLAENLIKEVNKYGWQEAALTSLSSSDYSCIKPLLQEIYNNMEKASLSLPSLRADSIDDELTTLMNAMRQTGLTVAPEAGSQRLRNIINKNITEEEILESVEIALNNGWKVIKFYFMIGLPHETDDDIQAIIDLIFKITQISRKKLQINITISPFVPKPFTPFQWAKMENRDELIRKAKWIKNAFSKYRFIKIKYHEVDSSLLECVIGRGDKKVGDLILQAYRNGAFYDGWNEYFDFAKWQQAADEIDLNWDEYTKQILLDSELIWQDIDLGISQKFLKQEWQLAEKQNTLSDCRDGNCTGCGLCVDEIQPKYTKPLESKPITLREKIHDSRPNIYYRAFFSKMDKLSYVTNLDLVRMIYNVFRATDLPISYSQGYNVHPMVSFGPPLSLGVQGKNEYFDFVMKELTDTEYLFDTLNKSMPKALQLKDIVLLTDKKMRAMEYYKFEEVTVKPPADYFDKFQTITAEFQEATEFFFTRIRKKREQTKDLKALIKTIEWNGVQLSVVKTVVGASIFDVLDHVYQIDRHETNRFEIVRERLVVDIQP
- a CDS encoding helix-turn-helix domain-containing protein, translating into MEIENVAIIESIGAYLKSLRQQKKLSLEQVSNATRIKVRLLDEIENDIFTNLGGLGYAKAMVINYTRFLGADEEKILNLFNEKFSQKPIHVSHEKSIQPKKIMLPENIFGIILLIAVIIALTFLVIYLYNNDIITWPPFKKIESKIDVNKDIFEPDTTSVLNRLRTEPEIEPSSELNQQALLDSTDYLNDLMFKDKESPYNYEK